In Rutidosis leptorrhynchoides isolate AG116_Rl617_1_P2 chromosome 6, CSIRO_AGI_Rlap_v1, whole genome shotgun sequence, the DNA window TTAATGCTTTTTCAAAAGTGAACTTTTTAATTTGAGCACCCATAGATATCCTAAACCTTTCAAGTTTCTTAAAGGACACATTCTTCGGCTGCAGAATATTTCTGAAGAATTCTAATTCTAATGTAATGAGGTTACATGAAACCATCTTGAGCCCTTCACAACTATCTTCTGTAAACCTAACAGGGTTTCCAGGTTGATTTCTGATATAGAGCTCTGCAAGTTTGTCTAAACTTTGAAAGACGCCATCATCAACACGAAGGTTAACACATCCGGTCAAATCTAGTAACTTCAGCCTTTTTAGATTCCCTATGGCAGATGGTAGATTCGAGATGCCACAAAAAGCCAAACTGAGTACTTCCAAATTAATAAGATCTCCGAGGAAAGAGATATCGCCCAACAATTTGCATGAATCAAGACATAACGTTCGAAGGGTAGTTAAGCGCCGCGGAAGCAACGGTTTATATATACCCTCATAAGCCACCACTCGAAGTTTCTCCATTCTTGTATAAAAATCTTCTGGAGACTTGCTTACCTCCCCTCTGCCCATTAGGCTCAGAAGTGCAAGGTTCGGGTGATTAAAATCTGCAGGAAGCTCAACCATACCTCGGCactttaataataatctttcgtACGAATCTTTTCTAAGTTGATCTGAGATATTATCATCGTTAACAAGCGAAGCTTGCTTAACATTTGAaaaattgcttaaaacaaaatcacgtacgagatcatgaatcttgACACATCCTCTGGTATCACTTTCAATCAACAAGTTTGAACTTATGAGATTACCAACACAAGCTTTCACCCGACGTCTTGCTTTTGAAATACTGTTCAAATTATTAAACAGCTTCAACCCCCATCCATACCTCGTCAAGTCCTCTATACGAATATTATGGTCATCAGGGAACAAACCACTAAGAAGAAAAATTGCCTTCTCATCATCATCTTTGAGATTGTTGTAGCTAATCACAAAAATATCTTTAAGGTAATGAGAACTTTCGTCCCGGATACGATCAAGTGCATTTTCCCATGTTTCCTTATCTTCATCATCTTTAAGAGTAGAGGCAATGGTTTTTATGGCCATGGGCAAACCATCACATTTCTTTAAAATATCCTCACCGATCCTAAAGAGGTCGCGATCACGATCTGGATTTATTCTTGCAATTTGCCAGAACATGTTTTTCGCTTCACGTTCATCTAAGCGAGCAATTTTGAAAATAGAATCAGTTTCGACACCCATTGTAGTGCAAACTTTTTCCTTGCGTGATGTGAGTAACAATTTAAAACCTTTTGGCAAGGGAGTCGTTAACCCAATATCTTTGAGGTCCATCTCCTCCCAAAGATCATCTAGTATAACCAGTATCTTCTTTTTACCATCTTCTGAAATCCCTTCAAACTTCTTACGAAGACGCTCAGCCCTCGTATATTTATCTTTTTCAGTTAGAGGCTGACCAATGTACTCTGCTACAGCATCttgtatatttatttgatttttgttTTCCCCGATAACCACCTTCAGCACccaatcaaacattctcctatcctCCGCAACCTTTTTCAGTTGTTCCATCATCGTGGTCTTCCCTATACCACCCATCCCACACAGAGCTATCATTTGGCACTTATTATTTGGTTCGAGGGCTTTCAATGCATCATCGAACATCAACTCTCTACTCGTCTTGATAACATTTTGTGTATCAATATCATTAGCAACTGGATCAGAGGCATAAGGAATTGTTGAGCGAACTTTACCAAGAGGCCTTTGTTCATCACTCCATATGATTTCAGATCTTTGTTTCTTGAGACGATCAATATCCTTGAGGATGTCAGATGACCGTTTACCTGCTGTGTATCTCGCCTTTATGTTGAAGCATCCAGTTCCACCGGTTGGAAGATTTCCTACTTTTTCATGTATTTTTTCTACTTCTGTCAACCATGTTGGTACGTATTGAGGGACCATAAGATTGTTTGCAACATTCGTCTCCTTCTTCGTCTTCATATCACGAGCCATGGCATTCAATTCCTCCATATTTGTACGCATCTCATTAACATTGTGTGTGGAGGAAACCACGTAGCCTACGTGTCGCTTAATGACTCCCATTATAGATTCAACAACGGGTGTGACAACTGGAGCCACAACATCCATTTTTTCCAACTCTGTATCTGTAATTTATACAAACAAACGATATGATAGAGTAAAAGTAGATACTTACAAAAAGGATCGGATAgtaagatatatacatataatcattacTACAAAACCAGCAACTCATGTACAGTGCTACTTAAAATTATAGGACTAAATGAAAAGCTTACACACGGTAATATTCTAAATTAGTTTTCAAATTTTTTGAATTATCGATTCCAGTTGTAGACCGATGCACACTCCATCATCTACAAGTTCCTTACGGTccaaatatatatatgaacatattctGTTTTGTATAGATGTTTTTGTTAAATCTCAAATTATTTTCATCAAAGACCAATAAATGAGTTGAAATATGTATAATATATAGCAACATCTGCCCATTAAAAAAGTCCACGAACAATTAGATAACCTAGAATTGTGAAAATATAACTAATATAAATAGAGCAGCAGAGGTGATAATCACAAACATGATTTTACACAGTCCACTACACATTTAAACATTTTATGCAACGAGTATAATAAGTATTTTATTACACAATATTCAAATGAtgaatttatcaaaaatcaagttgtAAATATAATTGCCCTTGTATAGAAAAATAAACCCATAAATTGCTGTCAGcaacagaaaatatataaaaataaaatatgtcaTTACCTGTTTTAGTGTTGAGGAAGAGAAATATGAGATGAAATTTTTTGTACTGGAAGTACAAGATGAGAACCAGTGTAAAGGCAATCATTTAAGAAGATAAAAGTGGGTTTAAGAAGAAAAAGGGGCCCACTAATAATTCAATAACAGTGCTCGCAAAGACCAAATCGCTATTGAGATTAGTAGCATCCTGAAACAGTAATAATGTCACAGTCCATTCTTCACCATTTCAAGGTTAGCAATTGAGAAAGTTAACGCCTGTCAAAATATTTTTTTCCTTTTACTATATGGagtatttgatgatgatgatgatgatgatgatgatgatgatgatgataattcctCCGTCCCAGCATAAGTGTCCACGTTTGACTTTTAAAGTTTTCCTTTACtaactttgaccgtaaatatctttatttatattatataatacttGATAAAATTTATATGAATGGATCGGGTGTTTTAAACacgattttattcatataattttcatcaaataatatataacacaaataaaaatatttacggtcaaaaTTGATAAAGAAAGACTTTGAAAATCAAATGTGGACACTTATAGTGGGACggagataattaataataataataataataaaaataaaaataatttatatttacatttatatttataataataataatatataataataataataataataataataataataataataataataataataataataataataataataataataataataataaagactaACTTATACGTAAAGTTTAATAAATTCAGTAACCTAATGTAATTAATATAAGTAAAATCAAACATTACAcaagaattatatttatgtaagcaAATTTCCTAAACAAATAGATAATTTTCACAAGTATTAAAAAGAAAAAGCCAAACCAAAAAGCCAAACCAAAAAGTTAGGGAGTAATATTAAATTAGGTTATCCGAGTAGTGGAAGATGCACTATCGTCAAAAAGTCAAACCAAAAAGTTGGCCATATTACCTTTCTTTTTTCTTTTGTAATCCAGGTAGGCCTAAATCTTTTTCAGATTTTGTCATGTAGTGAATTTTTTATACTCCATGTTTTAATTTTAAGTGGAAGTGGAAAGCATTTTAGTGGAGTAGTATTGGTTGTAGAATAAcaatatatttatttttctttgTTTAGAAGAAAAACAAAGTTTAAAACGaagaaaaaataatatattttaggcTTTTCGATTTTACAAATTTTGTTTCTCTATATATTCTAAACTTGCCATGTATTTGTTTTTTCAAACTTCTaattttatctttatatatatttattaagaaTTTTACACATGTCtttatttttaaattataattataaatcatACAGATTATTATAGTACGGATGAAGATCGTCTCTATTAATTTAAACAACTTGATTGGTCAAGTTATGTGATTTATGAGAGAAAAATTTAAGTGGCTAATTATTTATTGATTTTATTTATATTGTTTATTTTTTTCACCTCTCACCCGTCTCATATTTATTATCCAATATTCCTTTTTGAGCCGTTTCAAATTACTTGTCCAAATAGAtaaaaataaggacaaaattttgCCGTTGGTCCTTCAACTTTGTACAAAAGAGCATAGGTGACCTTGGAACTTTATTCTTGACTACGTTGACCTCGAACTATTAAGATATCTCACGGATAACCTTAgagttaatgattgttaagtttTCTCCATTAAGTTGTGTCACTTGAACACCATGTGAGGGCATTTTCGTTCATCTACGTTAATGAAGAAACTTGCATATATGACTCTCTCTATCCTCTtcctcttcatttcactctttaacCCTACACTTAAAAGTATCACCCACTCCCTCCTCTAAAACCTGCCACCATCGGCACCTTCCGGCCTCCCTACGTCATTGCCTGCCATACTTCGTCAAACCCAGCCGaagattgtgtagtgacccgaacttttccatgtttatatatatattaaatgaaattgttatttacatgattaagtgtttccaacatgttaagcaatcaaacttgttaagacttgattaattgaaataggtttcatatagacaattgaccacccaagttgaccggtgatttacgaacgttaaaacttgtaaaaactatacgatgacatatatatggttatatatatagttaacatgattttattataagtatgtatctcattaggtattttaacaatgagttatatacataaaaatgagactattaatttaagaaactcgaaaacgatatatataacgattatcgttataacaacgtcttactaggtacatatgaatcatattaagatattgatacacttggttaattatgttaaatgataagtaaatatattattaagtgtattaacaatgaaatacatatgtaaaaataagactactaacttaatgatttcgaaacgagacatatatgtaacgattatcgttgtaacgacatttaactgtatatatatcatactaagatatattatatatcataatatcatgataatataacaatttaacatctcatttgttataataaacaatgggttaacaacattcaacaagatcgttaacctaaaggtttcaaaacaacatttacatgtaacgactaacgatgacttaacgactcagttaaaatgtatatacatgtagtgttttaatatgtattcatacacttttgaaagacttcaagacacttatcaaaatacttctacttaacaaaaatgcttacaattacatcctcgttcagtttcatcaacaattttactcgtatgcacccgtattcgtactcgtacaatacacagcttttagtttaaactatcttattcgaaggtttaaacttgtaatcactagaacatagtttagttaattctaaacttgttcgcaaataaaagttaatccttctaacttgacttttaaaatcaactaaacacatgttctatatctatatgatatgctaacttaatgatttaaaacctgaaaacacgaaaaacatcgtaaaaccggatttacgctgtcgtagtaacaccgcgggctgttttgggttagttaattaaaaactatgataaactttgatttaaaagttgttattctgggaaaatgatttttattatgaacatgaaactatatccaaaaattatggttaaactcaaagtggaagtatgttttctaaaatggtcatctagacgtcgttctttcgactgaaatgactacctttacaaaaacgacttgtaacttatttttccgactataaaactatactttttctgtttagattcataaaatagagtaaaatatgaaaccatagcaatttgattcactcaaaaaggatttaaaacgaaagaacgacgtctcatattaattgatttcgttgcgaggttttgacctctatatgagacgtttttcaaagactgcattcatttttaaaacaaaccataacctttatttcataaataaaggtttaaaaagctttacgtagattatcaaataatgataatctaaaatatcctgtttacacacgaccattacataatggtttacaacacaaatatgttacat includes these proteins:
- the LOC139853055 gene encoding disease resistance protein At4g27190-like, with translation MDVVAPVVTPVVESIMGVIKRHVGYVVSSTHNVNEMRTNMEELNAMARDMKTKKETNVANNLMVPQYVPTWLTEVEKIHEKVGNLPTGGTGCFNIKARYTAGKRSSDILKDIDRLKKQRSEIIWSDEQRPLGKVRSTIPYASDPVANDIDTQNVIKTSRELMFDDALKALEPNNKCQMIALCGMGGIGKTTMMEQLKKVAEDRRMFDWVLKVVIGENKNQINIQDAVAEYIGQPLTEKDKYTRAERLRKKFEGISEDGKKKILVILDDLWEEMDLKDIGLTTPLPKGFKLLLTSRKEKVCTTMGVETDSIFKIARLDEREAKNMFWQIARINPDRDRDLFRIGEDILKKCDGLPMAIKTIASTLKDDEDKETWENALDRIRDESSHYLKDIFVISYNNLKDDDEKAIFLLSGLFPDDHNIRIEDLTRYGWGLKLFNNLNSISKARRRVKACVGNLISSNLLIESDTRGCVKIHDLVRDFVLSNFSNVKQASLVNDDNISDQLRKDSYERLLLKCRGMVELPADFNHPNLALLSLMGRGEVSKSPEDFYTRMEKLRVVAYEGIYKPLLPRRLTTLRTLCLDSCKLLGDISFLGDLINLEVLSLAFCGISNLPSAIGNLKRLKLLDLTGCVNLRVDDGVFQSLDKLAELYIRNQPGNPVRFTEDSCEGLKMVSCNLITLELEFFRNILQPKNVSFKKLERFRISMGAQIKKFTFEKALKLVVSCEEILECKINELFERTEELELSVNGMSCLEDISKHPSQHSFCNLKLLEVYKCADLTSIFTVNVVSSLMKLESLTVSECPLLESLVNGESSGANNAIKFQKLKLLKLEKLPRFVSLCGGYQVYRSSPTYGVKYV